The following are from one region of the Patagioenas fasciata isolate bPatFas1 chromosome 14, bPatFas1.hap1, whole genome shotgun sequence genome:
- the LOC136107706 gene encoding histidine--tRNA ligase, cytoplasmic-like isoform X1, with product MLRLGPLVAAGRLLAGPRCSGTRGSVCRAGPGPLGERGLPSQGLVLKTPKGTRDHPPAHMVLRDRLLAAVVTCFKRHGAAAIDTPVLELRETLVGKYGEEAKLIYELQDQGGELLALRYDLTVPFARYLAMNKITNMKRYHIAKVYRRDNPATTRGRYREFYQCDFDIAGQFDPMIPDAECLKIVHEILSDLQLGDFLIKVNDRRILNGVVAVCGIPESKFISTCSTIDKLDKMPWKEVRSEMVGEKGLSPEAADRIGEYVQLNGGLDLVERLLQDPKLSQNKLAKEGLGDMKLLFEYLTLFGIAGKISFDLSLARGLDYYTGVIFEAVLLQQENDHMEEPVSVGSVAGGGRYDELVGMFDPKGRKVPCVGVSIGIERIFSILEQKVKASGEKIRTTETQVLVATPHKHLLAARLKLISELWDAGIKAEMLYRKDPKLLKQLQYCEDTGIPLAAIVGEQELTDGVVKLRDVATREEVDIPREKLVDEIRRRLEP from the exons ATGCTGCGGCTGGGGCCGCTTGTCGCCGCCGGGCGCCTCCTGGCGGGCCCGCGCTGCTCCGGGACCCGGGGCAGCGTCTGCAGGGCCGGGCCGGGACCGCTCGGGGAGCGCGGCCTCCCGTCCCAGGGCCTGGTCCTGAAGACGCCCAAG GGCACCCGCGACCATCCCCCCGCCCACATGGTGCTCCGCGACCGGCTCCTCGCCGCCGTGGTGACCTGTTTCAAGCGGCACGGTGCGGCCGCCATCGACACCCCCGTGCTGGAGCTGCGG GAGACGCTGGTGGGGAAGTACGGGGAGGAGGCGAAGCTCATCTACGAGCTGCAGGACCAGGGGGGAGAACTGCTGGCCCTGCGCTACGACCTGACC GTGCCCTTCGCTCGCTATTTGGCCATGAACAAGATCACCAACATGAAACGCTACCACATCGCCAAGGTCTACAGGCGGGACAACCCGGCCACCACCCGGGGCCGCTACAGGGAGTTCTACCAGTGC GACTTTGACATTGCTGGGCAGTTTGACCCGATGATTCCTGACGCCGAGTGCCTGAAGATCGTGCACGAGATCCTGAGTGACCTGCAGCTCGGGGACTTTCTCATTAAG GTCAATGACCGACGGATTCTGAATGGTGTGGTTGCCGTCTGCGGCATCCCGGAGAGCAAGTTCATATCCACGTGCTCTACCATAGACAAGCTGGACAAG ATGCCGTGGAAAGAAGTGAGGAGCGAGATGGTGGGAGAGAAGGGGCTCTCTCCCGAGGCTGCGGATCGCATCGGGGAGTACGTCCAGCTGAACG GTGGGCTGGACCTGGTCGAGCGGCTCCTCCAGGACCCAAAGTTGTCCCAGAACAAGCTGGCCAAggaggggctgggggacatgaAGCTGCTGTTTGAGTACCTGACCCTGTTTGGCATCGCAGGGAAG ATCTCCTTCGACCTGAGCCTGGCGCGGGGTCTGGACTATTACACGGGGGTGATCTTTGAggccgtgctgctgcagcaggagaaCGACCATATGGAGGAGCCCGTCAGCGTCGGGAGTGTGGCCGGAGGTGGCCGCTACGACGAGCTGGTGGGGATGTTTGATCCCAAGGGTCGGAAGGTGCCCTGTGTGGGGGTCAGCATTGGCATCGAGCGGATCTTCTCCATCCTGGAGCAGAAAGTGAAG GCTTCCGGGGAGAAGATTCGAACGACTGAGACACAAGTGCTGGTGGCTACACCCCACAAACACTTGCTCGCTGCGAGGCTGAAGCTCATCTCTGAGCTGTGGGACGCAGGGATCAAG GCAGAGATGCTGTACAGGAAGGATCCTaaactgctgaagcagctgcagtaTTGTGAGGACACGGGGATCCCCCTCGCTGCCATTGTAGGGGAGCAGGAGCTGACAGATGGAGTTGTCAAGCTGCGAGATGTCGCAACAAGAGAGGAG GTTGATATCCCAAGAGAAAAGCTTGTTGATGAGATCAGAAGAAGGCTGGAGCCCTAG
- the LOC136107706 gene encoding histidine--tRNA ligase, cytoplasmic-like isoform X2: MLRLGPLVAAGRLLAGPRCSGTRGSVCRAGPGPLGERGLPSQGLVLKTPKGTRDHPPAHMVLRDRLLAAVVTCFKRHGAAAIDTPVLELRDFDIAGQFDPMIPDAECLKIVHEILSDLQLGDFLIKVNDRRILNGVVAVCGIPESKFISTCSTIDKLDKMPWKEVRSEMVGEKGLSPEAADRIGEYVQLNGGLDLVERLLQDPKLSQNKLAKEGLGDMKLLFEYLTLFGIAGKISFDLSLARGLDYYTGVIFEAVLLQQENDHMEEPVSVGSVAGGGRYDELVGMFDPKGRKVPCVGVSIGIERIFSILEQKVKASGEKIRTTETQVLVATPHKHLLAARLKLISELWDAGIKAEMLYRKDPKLLKQLQYCEDTGIPLAAIVGEQELTDGVVKLRDVATREEVDIPREKLVDEIRRRLEP; the protein is encoded by the exons ATGCTGCGGCTGGGGCCGCTTGTCGCCGCCGGGCGCCTCCTGGCGGGCCCGCGCTGCTCCGGGACCCGGGGCAGCGTCTGCAGGGCCGGGCCGGGACCGCTCGGGGAGCGCGGCCTCCCGTCCCAGGGCCTGGTCCTGAAGACGCCCAAG GGCACCCGCGACCATCCCCCCGCCCACATGGTGCTCCGCGACCGGCTCCTCGCCGCCGTGGTGACCTGTTTCAAGCGGCACGGTGCGGCCGCCATCGACACCCCCGTGCTGGAGCTGCGG GACTTTGACATTGCTGGGCAGTTTGACCCGATGATTCCTGACGCCGAGTGCCTGAAGATCGTGCACGAGATCCTGAGTGACCTGCAGCTCGGGGACTTTCTCATTAAG GTCAATGACCGACGGATTCTGAATGGTGTGGTTGCCGTCTGCGGCATCCCGGAGAGCAAGTTCATATCCACGTGCTCTACCATAGACAAGCTGGACAAG ATGCCGTGGAAAGAAGTGAGGAGCGAGATGGTGGGAGAGAAGGGGCTCTCTCCCGAGGCTGCGGATCGCATCGGGGAGTACGTCCAGCTGAACG GTGGGCTGGACCTGGTCGAGCGGCTCCTCCAGGACCCAAAGTTGTCCCAGAACAAGCTGGCCAAggaggggctgggggacatgaAGCTGCTGTTTGAGTACCTGACCCTGTTTGGCATCGCAGGGAAG ATCTCCTTCGACCTGAGCCTGGCGCGGGGTCTGGACTATTACACGGGGGTGATCTTTGAggccgtgctgctgcagcaggagaaCGACCATATGGAGGAGCCCGTCAGCGTCGGGAGTGTGGCCGGAGGTGGCCGCTACGACGAGCTGGTGGGGATGTTTGATCCCAAGGGTCGGAAGGTGCCCTGTGTGGGGGTCAGCATTGGCATCGAGCGGATCTTCTCCATCCTGGAGCAGAAAGTGAAG GCTTCCGGGGAGAAGATTCGAACGACTGAGACACAAGTGCTGGTGGCTACACCCCACAAACACTTGCTCGCTGCGAGGCTGAAGCTCATCTCTGAGCTGTGGGACGCAGGGATCAAG GCAGAGATGCTGTACAGGAAGGATCCTaaactgctgaagcagctgcagtaTTGTGAGGACACGGGGATCCCCCTCGCTGCCATTGTAGGGGAGCAGGAGCTGACAGATGGAGTTGTCAAGCTGCGAGATGTCGCAACAAGAGAGGAG GTTGATATCCCAAGAGAAAAGCTTGTTGATGAGATCAGAAGAAGGCTGGAGCCCTAG